A portion of the Bacillus sp. es.034 genome contains these proteins:
- a CDS encoding AAA family ATPase codes for MGRIVAVTNQKGGVGKTTTSVNLGACLAYIGKKVLLVDIDPQGNATSGVGVEKGDVQQCIYDVLVDDVDVKDTIKQSKVENLSLVPATISLAGAEIELVPTISREVRLKKALEKVKDEFDFIIIDCPPSLGLLTINALTASDAVVIPVQCEYYALEGLSQLLSTVRLVQKHLNHDLMIDGVLLTMLDARTNLGIQVIEEVKKYFQDKVYRTIIPRNVRLSEAPSHGEPIIIYDAKSRGAEVYLELAKEVVANG; via the coding sequence TTGGGCAGAATCGTAGCCGTTACAAACCAGAAAGGCGGGGTGGGAAAAACCACGACATCCGTCAATTTGGGGGCTTGTTTAGCTTATATAGGGAAAAAGGTTTTACTTGTAGATATCGATCCTCAGGGAAACGCCACCAGTGGTGTCGGCGTGGAAAAAGGGGATGTACAACAGTGTATCTATGATGTGTTAGTGGATGATGTAGATGTTAAAGACACGATTAAACAATCAAAAGTAGAGAACTTATCGCTTGTCCCTGCAACGATCTCACTTGCCGGAGCGGAAATTGAATTGGTTCCGACGATCTCCCGTGAAGTCCGTTTAAAGAAAGCGCTGGAGAAGGTAAAGGACGAATTCGATTTCATCATTATTGATTGTCCCCCTTCATTGGGACTCCTGACGATCAATGCGCTAACCGCTTCGGATGCTGTCGTCATACCGGTCCAGTGTGAATATTACGCCCTCGAGGGATTAAGTCAGCTGTTAAGCACGGTCCGTTTAGTGCAGAAGCATCTGAATCATGATCTTATGATTGATGGTGTATTGTTAACGATGCTTGATGCAAGGACCAATCTGGGCATCCAGGTTATCGAAGAAGTGAAAAAATACTTTCAAGACAAAGTGTATCGCACAATTATCCCACGTAATGTTCGTTTAAGTGAAGCACCCAGTCATGGTGAACCGATCATCATCTATGATGCGAAATCCAGGGGAGCAGAAGTTTATTTAGAACTGGCAAAGGAAGTGGTGGCGAATGGCTAA
- the mnmG gene encoding tRNA uridine-5-carboxymethylaminomethyl(34) synthesis enzyme MnmG: MQYDAGQYDVIVIGAGHAGVEAGLASARMGAKTLMVTINLDMVAFMPCNPSVGGPAKGIVVREIDALGGEMGRNIDKTHIQMRMLNTGKGPAVRALRAQADKFLYQNEMKRTIENEPNMTLMQGMVEELIVEDDECKGVVTMTGAAYRAKTVVITTGTFLRGEIILGDLKYSSGPNNQQPSIRLSDHLHELGFDTVRFKTGTPPRVNSSTIDYSKTEIQPGDDVPRAFSYETTKYITDQLPCWLTYTNELTHQLIDDNLHRSPMYSGMIKGTGPRYCPSIEDKVVRFHDKPRHQIFLEPEGRNTQEVYVQGLSTSLPEDVQQKILQTIPGLEKVQMMRAGYAIEYDSIVPTQLWPTLETKKIKNLYTAGQINGTSGYEEAAGQGLMAGINAACRSLDKDEVILSRSDAYIGVLIDDLVTKGTNEPYRLLTSRAEYRLLLRHDNADLRLTDIGHKIGLITEDRFERFTEKKEAISAEKKRLEAVRIKPSEETQRVIREAGGSELKDGILAADLLKRPEMNYSHIKALVPSDIELDPDVEEQVEIQVKYEGYIEKSLQQVDKMKKMENKRIPDNIDYSAISGLASEARQKLIEVQPLSLAQASRISGVNPADVSILMVYIEQGKIAKVSSDQ, from the coding sequence ATGCAATATGACGCAGGGCAATATGATGTCATTGTCATTGGTGCTGGCCATGCCGGGGTAGAAGCGGGACTTGCTTCTGCACGTATGGGAGCTAAAACGTTAATGGTCACCATTAACCTGGATATGGTCGCCTTTATGCCGTGTAATCCATCTGTCGGTGGACCGGCAAAGGGGATCGTTGTAAGGGAAATCGACGCTCTCGGTGGAGAGATGGGTCGTAATATAGATAAAACGCATATACAAATGAGAATGTTGAATACAGGTAAAGGTCCTGCTGTACGTGCACTGCGCGCGCAGGCAGATAAATTCCTCTACCAGAATGAAATGAAGCGGACAATTGAAAACGAACCGAACATGACCTTGATGCAGGGAATGGTGGAGGAATTGATCGTGGAGGATGATGAATGTAAAGGTGTCGTCACGATGACAGGTGCCGCCTACCGTGCCAAAACGGTCGTCATCACTACTGGTACATTCCTTCGTGGTGAAATCATCTTGGGAGACCTGAAATATTCAAGCGGTCCCAATAACCAACAGCCTTCCATCAGATTATCTGATCACTTGCATGAGCTTGGTTTCGATACGGTACGGTTTAAAACCGGGACACCGCCGCGGGTCAATAGCTCGACCATCGATTATTCGAAAACGGAGATTCAGCCGGGTGATGACGTTCCACGTGCATTCAGCTATGAAACGACCAAATACATCACGGATCAACTTCCATGCTGGCTGACGTATACAAATGAATTGACTCATCAATTAATCGACGACAATCTTCATCGTTCGCCAATGTATTCAGGTATGATCAAAGGAACAGGCCCTCGCTACTGTCCTTCTATAGAAGATAAAGTCGTGCGTTTTCACGACAAGCCGCGTCATCAGATCTTCCTCGAGCCGGAAGGAAGAAATACTCAGGAAGTGTACGTTCAAGGATTATCGACAAGCTTGCCTGAGGATGTGCAGCAAAAAATCCTGCAGACCATTCCGGGTCTTGAGAAAGTACAAATGATGCGTGCCGGTTATGCCATCGAGTATGATTCCATCGTACCGACGCAATTATGGCCGACGCTTGAAACGAAAAAAATTAAGAACCTGTACACCGCGGGTCAAATCAATGGAACATCCGGCTATGAAGAAGCGGCTGGACAAGGATTGATGGCAGGAATCAACGCTGCTTGCCGTTCTCTTGATAAAGACGAAGTGATCTTAAGCCGATCAGATGCTTATATCGGGGTACTGATCGATGACCTCGTGACAAAAGGGACGAACGAACCGTATCGTCTTCTGACTTCACGTGCGGAATACCGCTTGTTGCTCCGTCATGATAATGCTGATCTTCGTTTAACGGATATCGGTCATAAGATCGGATTGATCACAGAGGATCGTTTTGAACGATTCACGGAGAAGAAAGAAGCGATATCAGCCGAGAAAAAGCGACTTGAAGCCGTCCGCATCAAGCCGAGTGAAGAAACTCAAAGGGTTATCCGTGAAGCAGGCGGAAGCGAGCTGAAGGACGGGATACTGGCAGCTGATCTCCTGAAGCGGCCGGAAATGAATTACAGCCATATTAAGGCACTTGTCCCAAGCGACATTGAGCTTGATCCCGATGTAGAAGAACAAGTGGAAATTCAGGTGAAATACGAGGGGTATATTGAAAAATCCCTTCAACAGGTCGATAAAATGAAGAAGATGGAAAATAAACGAATTCCTGATAACATTGATTACAGTGCAATCAGCGGATTGGCTTCTGAAGCAAGACAGAAGTTGATCGAGGTCCAGCCTCTTTCCCTTGCACAGGCCTCCCGTATTTCAGGCGTGAATCCTGCAGACGTATCCATTTTAATGGTCTACATTGAACAGGGGAAAATCGCCAAAGTATCGAGTGATCAATAG
- the yyaC gene encoding spore protease YyaC, whose translation MNLKKGLFERRSDPFRVLHQEERAAQDLSVQLSSMLPTYYRTRPIVFVCIGTDRSTGDSLGPLVGTLIEEQDIKPFHVYGTLDDPIHAVNLEEKLKDIASKHINPFIIGVDACLGRLKSVGAIQLSEGPLRPGAGVNKELPEVGEIHLTGIVNVSGFMEFFVLQNTRLNLVMKMARTIAEAIVLAGHSVERRNAVSIEKWREELQQ comes from the coding sequence ATGAATCTAAAAAAAGGACTATTTGAACGTAGATCTGACCCCTTTCGAGTCCTTCATCAGGAAGAGCGTGCGGCACAGGATCTTTCTGTTCAATTGTCGTCGATGCTTCCCACTTATTATCGTACAAGACCCATCGTGTTTGTCTGTATCGGTACGGACCGCTCGACAGGGGATTCATTGGGGCCTTTGGTTGGTACATTAATAGAGGAACAGGATATTAAACCATTCCATGTCTATGGAACATTGGATGATCCGATCCATGCCGTCAACCTGGAAGAGAAGCTTAAGGATATCGCTTCTAAACATATCAATCCCTTTATCATAGGTGTCGATGCCTGTCTCGGACGATTAAAGAGTGTTGGTGCCATTCAGTTGAGTGAAGGTCCTTTGCGGCCGGGAGCCGGAGTGAATAAAGAGCTGCCTGAGGTCGGGGAGATTCATTTGACGGGAATTGTAAATGTCAGTGGGTTCATGGAGTTTTTTGTCCTGCAGAATACACGCTTGAATCTTGTCATGAAAATGGCGAGGACGATTGCTGAAGCGATTGTGCTGGCAGGTCATTCTGTAGAACGGAGAAATGCCGTCAGTATTGAAAAATGGCGGGAAGAATTGCAGCAATAA
- a CDS encoding mechanosensitive ion channel family protein encodes MSANDTKAKLDDTIDKTAEKLIDNEMWMALGTGAVKIIAIMVITYLALRIGRSAIRNVFKVRSRSPLKFTERREATLSKLLENVLTYVIYFISLMTILSTLDIDVKGLIAGAGIVGLAVGFGAQNLVRDIITGFFIIFEDQFSVGDYVRIGSAEGTVEEIGLRTTKIKSWTGELHIFPNGNVTEVTNFSIHNSIAVVDVSIAYEENIEEAEKVMLELLLALPQKYEDLVNPPELLGVQTLGASDVVIRIVAETVPMRHWYIARMIRKEVKLCLDAHGIEIPFPRMVMYSRKDEEEMHPREKQRRLESE; translated from the coding sequence ATGAGTGCGAATGATACGAAAGCTAAGTTAGATGACACGATTGATAAAACCGCTGAGAAACTGATAGATAATGAAATGTGGATGGCCCTGGGAACAGGCGCTGTAAAGATTATTGCGATTATGGTCATTACATATCTTGCCCTAAGGATAGGAAGGTCTGCGATTCGAAACGTATTCAAAGTCCGTTCTCGTTCCCCTCTTAAGTTCACTGAACGACGGGAAGCCACCTTATCCAAACTGTTGGAAAACGTCTTGACCTATGTGATCTATTTCATCAGTCTGATGACAATCTTGTCGACACTTGACATCGACGTAAAAGGACTCATCGCCGGTGCCGGGATCGTCGGCCTTGCCGTCGGTTTCGGTGCACAGAATCTGGTGCGTGATATCATTACCGGTTTCTTCATTATCTTTGAAGATCAATTTTCAGTCGGCGACTATGTTCGAATCGGTTCTGCAGAGGGAACCGTCGAAGAAATTGGCCTAAGAACGACAAAGATCAAAAGCTGGACCGGGGAATTGCATATCTTCCCCAATGGGAATGTGACGGAAGTGACGAACTTCTCCATCCATAACAGTATCGCCGTCGTGGATGTCAGCATTGCCTACGAGGAAAATATTGAAGAAGCCGAGAAAGTGATGCTGGAACTTCTCCTCGCTTTGCCGCAAAAGTACGAAGACCTTGTGAACCCTCCCGAGCTGTTAGGGGTTCAGACCCTTGGAGCATCGGATGTTGTCATTCGTATCGTTGCTGAAACGGTTCCGATGAGACATTGGTATATAGCCAGGATGATACGGAAAGAAGTGAAACTTTGCCTGGATGCGCATGGTATCGAGATTCCATTCCCTCGTATGGTGATGTATTCACGTAAGGATGAAGAAGAGATGCACCCTCGTGAAAAACAAAGAAGGCTTGAAAGCGAATAA
- the rsmG gene encoding 16S rRNA (guanine(527)-N(7))-methyltransferase RsmG yields MNVNEFQSMLEEKGISLSSTQLDQFERYYELLVEWNEKMNLTAITDKEDVYLKHFYDSISAAFYVDFTEVQSLCDVGAGAGFPSIPLKICFPHLHISIVDSLNKRITFLNHLSDELGLANTHFYHDRAETFGKNKAHREKYDMVTARAVARMSVLSELCLPLVKKGGAFVAMKASNVNEELSNAKKAIGTLGGQTDKMYSFLLPEEESERNIVKINKVKETPNKYPRKPGTPNKLPLE; encoded by the coding sequence ATGAACGTAAATGAATTTCAATCAATGCTTGAGGAGAAAGGGATTTCCCTTTCTTCCACGCAATTAGATCAGTTTGAACGCTATTATGAATTGCTTGTTGAATGGAACGAAAAAATGAATTTGACGGCAATCACTGACAAAGAAGACGTGTATTTAAAGCATTTTTACGATTCAATCAGTGCAGCATTTTATGTCGACTTCACGGAAGTTCAATCTCTGTGTGATGTTGGGGCAGGTGCCGGTTTTCCAAGTATCCCGCTTAAAATATGCTTCCCGCATCTACATATTTCGATTGTTGATTCCTTGAACAAGCGCATTACATTCTTAAATCATTTATCGGATGAACTGGGACTTGCAAATACCCATTTTTATCATGATCGTGCAGAGACATTTGGAAAAAACAAGGCTCACCGCGAAAAATATGATATGGTTACAGCAAGAGCCGTAGCCAGAATGTCCGTTTTAAGCGAATTATGCCTGCCGCTTGTGAAAAAAGGTGGAGCATTTGTCGCCATGAAGGCTTCCAATGTCAATGAAGAGCTGTCCAATGCAAAGAAAGCCATCGGGACACTTGGTGGACAAACCGATAAAATGTATTCCTTCCTTCTTCCTGAAGAGGAAAGTGAACGGAATATCGTGAAAATCAACAAAGTGAAAGAAACACCTAACAAATATCCCAGAAAACCCGGGACACCGAATAAATTACCGTTAGAATAG
- a CDS encoding ParB/RepB/Spo0J family partition protein, which yields MAKGLGKGINALFTNMQTTQNEESVQEVSLKEIRPNPYQPRKIFEPQAIEELKESILEHGILQPIIVRKSIKGYEIVVGERRYRAATAAKLETVPVVVRELNDQQMMELAVLENLQREDLTPIEEGAAYQMLMDKLNLTQEELAKRLGKSRPHIANHIRLLSLPAPIQELISEGKLSMGHGRALLGLKDKKKLSLIVNRILKESLNVRQLEKIIQEANDNVPRETKKKERKDVFIQEQESLLRERFGTTVTIKQSKKKGKIELEFFSKEDLDRILELLQ from the coding sequence ATGGCTAAAGGTTTAGGAAAGGGCATCAATGCTCTCTTTACCAATATGCAAACAACTCAAAATGAAGAGTCCGTCCAGGAAGTGAGCCTGAAAGAAATAAGGCCGAACCCTTATCAGCCACGAAAGATCTTTGAGCCGCAGGCAATCGAAGAATTGAAAGAATCGATCCTGGAACATGGGATCCTCCAACCGATCATTGTCCGCAAGTCCATTAAAGGGTATGAGATTGTGGTCGGTGAACGCCGCTATCGTGCAGCTACAGCGGCTAAGTTAGAAACCGTTCCCGTTGTCGTACGCGAATTGAATGATCAACAAATGATGGAACTCGCGGTGTTGGAAAACCTTCAACGGGAGGACCTGACGCCGATCGAGGAAGGCGCAGCCTATCAAATGCTGATGGATAAATTGAATCTTACACAGGAAGAACTGGCGAAACGATTAGGGAAGAGCAGACCTCATATCGCGAACCATATTCGCTTACTCTCCCTTCCTGCACCTATTCAGGAACTTATTTCTGAAGGAAAGCTGTCAATGGGACATGGCCGTGCCCTTCTTGGATTGAAAGATAAAAAGAAGCTATCCTTGATTGTCAATCGGATCCTGAAAGAATCATTAAACGTCCGTCAATTAGAAAAAATCATTCAAGAAGCCAATGACAATGTTCCACGTGAAACAAAAAAGAAAGAGCGGAAAGATGTCTTCATCCAGGAACAGGAATCGCTCTTGCGTGAGCGCTTCGGTACAACCGTAACGATTAAACAATCGAAGAAAAAAGGGAAGATCGAACTGGAATTCTTTTCGAAGGAAGACCTGGATCGGATTTTGGAATTATTGCAGTAA
- a CDS encoding DUF554 domain-containing protein — MVLLGTLVNGVCIIIGTLLGKILHRIPEDMKGTVMKAIGLAVIVLGLQMGLKSENFLIVIISLALGAAWGEWMNLEDRLNALGNWLETKIGSKNETSISQGFVTATLIFVIGAMAVIGALDSGIRGDHDVLLTKSIIDGFTSLILTTTLGVGVMFSAIPVVLYQGIIALFATQIHQWVPKELMDAYIVEMTSTGGIMIFAIGLNLLGVTKIRVANLLPGIIVVALVVGIIHAYQVYM, encoded by the coding sequence ATGGTACTTTTAGGAACGCTAGTAAATGGAGTATGTATTATCATCGGGACGCTTCTCGGTAAGATCCTGCACCGTATACCTGAAGATATGAAGGGAACGGTTATGAAAGCAATTGGACTCGCCGTTATCGTTCTTGGATTACAGATGGGGCTAAAAAGCGAGAACTTTCTCATCGTGATCATCAGTCTTGCCCTTGGTGCTGCCTGGGGAGAGTGGATGAATCTCGAGGACAGGCTGAATGCCCTTGGGAACTGGCTGGAAACAAAGATAGGCAGCAAAAATGAAACGTCCATATCTCAAGGGTTTGTCACCGCCACCCTGATATTTGTCATCGGTGCCATGGCCGTGATCGGTGCGCTGGATAGCGGGATCAGGGGAGATCATGATGTTCTTTTGACCAAGTCGATCATTGATGGATTTACTTCTTTAATATTAACGACCACCCTTGGGGTCGGTGTCATGTTCTCGGCCATTCCCGTCGTCCTTTATCAGGGAATCATCGCCCTATTCGCCACTCAAATTCATCAATGGGTGCCAAAGGAATTAATGGACGCGTATATTGTCGAAATGACGTCTACAGGAGGCATCATGATCTTTGCGATTGGACTCAACCTCCTGGGTGTAACGAAAATCCGAGTCGCCAATTTACTTCCAGGCATCATCGTGGTGGCCCTGGTAGTCGGAATCATCCACGCCTATCAAGTATATATGTAA
- the noc gene encoding nucleoid occlusion protein, producing the protein MKHPFSRFFGLGEKEQDVESEESNVVEEDRDEVRKIQVSHIIPNRFQPRTVFNDEKIEELSRTIHTHGIIQPIVVRQYDDDQFEIIAGERRYRAVQKLGWETVPAIVKNLNDTETASVALIENLQREELSPIEEAIAYGKLLELHDLTQEALAQRLGKGQSTVANKLRLLKLPEEIQSALLDKQITERHARALIPLKNAEKQIQLLQEIIEKSLNVKQTEDRVVKMQEGTTHKPKPKRKAFSKDMRIAVNTIRQSLSMVSDSGINLDSEEEEHEEFYQFTIRIPKKK; encoded by the coding sequence ATGAAGCATCCTTTCTCTCGTTTTTTTGGCCTAGGTGAAAAGGAGCAAGATGTTGAATCTGAAGAGTCGAATGTAGTGGAAGAAGATCGTGATGAAGTGAGGAAAATACAGGTCTCGCATATCATCCCGAATCGATTTCAACCAAGGACTGTGTTTAATGATGAAAAGATAGAAGAGTTATCCAGAACGATTCACACGCATGGCATCATCCAGCCGATCGTGGTGAGACAGTACGATGATGACCAGTTTGAAATCATTGCGGGTGAACGGAGATACAGAGCCGTTCAAAAGCTTGGCTGGGAAACCGTACCGGCGATTGTGAAGAATCTTAATGATACTGAAACAGCCTCTGTCGCATTAATAGAGAACTTACAAAGAGAAGAACTCTCTCCTATAGAGGAAGCAATCGCATATGGAAAACTGTTGGAATTACATGATCTAACTCAAGAAGCCCTTGCTCAACGCTTAGGAAAAGGACAATCAACCGTGGCGAACAAGCTTCGTCTCCTAAAGCTTCCAGAAGAAATTCAATCAGCTCTACTAGATAAACAAATCACTGAACGCCACGCCAGGGCTTTGATTCCTTTGAAGAATGCTGAAAAGCAGATCCAGCTTCTTCAGGAAATCATTGAAAAGAGCTTGAATGTCAAACAGACCGAAGACCGGGTTGTAAAAATGCAAGAAGGAACGACCCATAAGCCGAAGCCTAAACGGAAGGCCTTCAGCAAAGATATGAGAATTGCCGTGAATACGATCCGACAATCGCTGTCCATGGTATCAGATAGCGGAATCAATCTCGACTCAGAAGAAGAAGAGCACGAGGAATTCTATCAATTCACCATTCGTATTCCGAAAAAAAAATAG
- a CDS encoding DUF951 domain-containing protein → MEPKTFTLNDIVEMKKPHPCGTNRWKVIRMGMDIRIKCVGCGHSVMIPRKDFAKKMKKVISSGEEE, encoded by the coding sequence GTGGAACCTAAGACATTCACATTAAATGATATTGTAGAAATGAAGAAACCTCACCCATGTGGCACGAACCGCTGGAAAGTGATCCGTATGGGGATGGATATTCGCATCAAGTGTGTCGGGTGCGGTCACAGTGTCATGATCCCAAGAAAAGACTTTGCGAAAAAAATGAAAAAGGTCATTTCAAGTGGTGAAGAAGAATAA